The DNA sequence AGTACTTACTCCATCTGTGTCATGAACATAACCGATTTTCTTCAGGTCATTAACAAATGACTCGGCATCATCAATATGATCAATCAAAACCGCAATATCGATAATTGGTTTTGAAGACATGCCCGGAATCGAAGTGCTTCCAATATGCTCAATTTCAAGAGCTTTGTCGCAAAAAATAGCTTGGAGTTTTTGTTTCTCTGATTCAAACTTTTTAGGCCACTCTTCCTGATATGACACTATTTTTGTATGCGAGGGGTTATGCATATTCATCTTTATTGAATAAGATCTTTCCAGTAATCTGCTAAATCAGCATTAACATCAAGTGATCCGCCTTTTGTTTGAGTGACAACATCTTCTTTTGTCCAGAGTGGGAAATCCGGGGTTAACGTAAGCGCCACCAAATTACTATATAACTCAAATCTTTTACTAAGATCGCTCGCATTCAAATACTCAAAGAATGTTTTATAAAAATCTGTATCATTATCTTTCAGATATGAAGTAGCGTATTTTTCACCTCGCCACGGGATATCTCTGAATTCAAAATAACCGTTTATGAGCTCAGTGACACTGTATAGCAGTCGAATCTCAAGCGCTTCGGAATAAAGAGGGTTGCCTGATTCAAAATATCGCTTATTGGCAATAAAGTTGTAGTTTATTTTTTGCCACCATTCTTTTTTCTCTTCCTGTGGAATAGCAATTACGTTCTGGTTGCTTTTAAGATCGGATTTTAGTTTTGTAGTTAGCCCACTTTTATCAAAAAGAATAGAAGCCTTTTCAAGCCAGGCGATGAAGATGGCATCCATATCATTCGCAGATACTTTCTCTGACTTTTCTATTCTTTCTAAGTCAGATTGGTCAAAAAAGAAAATATCTGCAAAAGTATCATCGATCCATGTGTATATGGATTTTATATTTTTGTCATTTTCTTTAAAAATAATAACAAGGTCAATGTCACTGTAATTACTTTTCTGACCAATACCGTATGAGCCGGTTAAAAAACCGGCATCAATATTTTCGTTATTTTCAAGATTTTTTATAATTGTTTCTAGTCGGTTCATCGAGCTAACAAAGTATGTTTATATACATTTCCTCATAGTGATCGCCCTTTCCTCGTCCTGTTCTTTTGTAATCGTTTCGCTTCATTCCAGGCAAGATCGAACAGCTCTTTCATCACATCTGCAATTTTCTGACTCTTCACATTAATTACTAATCCGCCGCTCTGGTCTGATATATACCGAATTGTATCATCATAGATAGCAACATCAGCAGGAAAAGAAAAATCATTATTACTCAGAAAAACATCCTCGTCCATATCAAACAATAAACCACGGTTAGCTATATCACGAAAAAACTCGTTGTCGGGATGAATCGACCTCGTTTTGATGCCCATCTGCGCTCGCTGCTTTACCGAGTCATCAAATTCCTCCCCTAAAATGTGATGCATTCGCTCACCAGATGAAATGAGGCGTATTATCTTTTCTCTACATTTACGTGTGCCGCGAATCGCTGTTCGTACTCCTTCTTTACCCTGATACATTTCTATTGTAGGGGAATGATCTTCTTCAGTGTTCATTCCTTTGAGCGCGGGAAGTATACTTTCTACTTCTTCCAGGTTCCGCTGATGTTGCAGTGCGACATCGTGTGCGCGTTGAAAGATTACATCGGGCGAAACGGCTTTGAAGTGCCTCCTTCCTTGCGCACCTGTTTCCTTTACAAAACCCTTTACCTCCAGTGAGCGAAGCACAACATACGCAGAGCTTCGGTTAACACCAGCTTTACTTGCACATGCGCTCGCCGGCGATGAGCCTAACGAAAGAAGTACGATATATATCCGTGCTTCTTTGGCGCTAAAGCCGACGAGTTGCAGTTTACTTACGAGTGTTTCTGTTGTCATACACAAACAGATAGGATAAATTACCTTGGTTAATAAAATGTTGTTGTTATCTTACAACAACAAATAAGTAAGAGCAACAGCTTTTTAGCGACTTAAATCAGCTAAGGCCCCGTGGCTGTGTTTGACTGTTTTTTAAAATTACTATGTTATTGTTGTTATAGATCGACAACATTTTTTACTGTTCTATAGTATAAGAGGCTATACCATAACCACTTTTGGCATGCTTTTAACTACGGTTCAAGTAGGAGATGCTGTAACCGCCATAGTAAATGGCAAAAGGAAACAGTATCAAATCGTCACATCAGGTAAGGGAGATATAGCGAACAAAAAAATATCTATTGATGCCCCGCTGGCTAAGGTATTTTTGTCTCTCTCAGAAGGAGGCTGGTCTACCCCCACCATACGTGGACGTGTAGTGGAAGTTAAGATTGAGAAAATCTTGAAGAGTGGTAGGTAACAATGTGTGATGCG is a window from the Candidatus Paceibacterota bacterium genome containing:
- a CDS encoding nucleotidyltransferase domain-containing protein, with the protein product MNRLETIIKNLENNENIDAGFLTGSYGIGQKSNYSDIDLVIIFKENDKNIKSIYTWIDDTFADIFFFDQSDLERIEKSEKVSANDMDAIFIAWLEKASILFDKSGLTTKLKSDLKSNQNVIAIPQEEKKEWWQKINYNFIANKRYFESGNPLYSEALEIRLLYSVTELINGYFEFRDIPWRGEKYATSYLKDNDTDFYKTFFEYLNASDLSKRFELYSNLVALTLTPDFPLWTKEDVVTQTKGGSLDVNADLADYWKDLIQ
- a CDS encoding GrpB family protein yields the protein MNMHNPSHTKIVSYQEEWPKKFESEKQKLQAIFCDKALEIEHIGSTSIPGMSSKPIIDIAVLIDHIDDAESFVNDLKKIGYVHDTDGVSTERHFFRKYREDNFHLSIAYKNQGGFWPRQILFRDYLRNHLDLRNEYDTLKQNLLEQDPSGSDEYIGGKTDFVYKILELAGWEEGSRA
- a CDS encoding helix-turn-helix domain-containing protein, which produces MTTETLVSKLQLVGFSAKEARIYIVLLSLGSSPASACASKAGVNRSSAYVVLRSLEVKGFVKETGAQGRRHFKAVSPDVIFQRAHDVALQHQRNLEEVESILPALKGMNTEEDHSPTIEMYQGKEGVRTAIRGTRKCREKIIRLISSGERMHHILGEEFDDSVKQRAQMGIKTRSIHPDNEFFRDIANRGLLFDMDEDVFLSNNDFSFPADVAIYDDTIRYISDQSGGLVINVKSQKIADVMKELFDLAWNEAKRLQKNRTRKGRSL